In one window of Gopherus evgoodei ecotype Sinaloan lineage chromosome 9, rGopEvg1_v1.p, whole genome shotgun sequence DNA:
- the LOC115657477 gene encoding olfactory receptor 5V1-like gives MENQTTPTEFILLGFHNIQGLHFLLSWVISIIYIFTILGNMLIIFLSLVEPCLQTPMYFFLGNLSLLDICLTTTTVPQMLVHLVSGRSSISYARCATQLFFFHFFVGAECMLLATMAYDRYMAICKPLRFTLFMNRKFCVLLVSVSWLSGALNAALHTFLTIHLPFCEANRINYFYCDIPPLLALSCGDISFNITMILVSSIFLGWSPTMCIGLSYGYIVSRILKIHSPEGRSKAFSTCVSHLTAVLLYYGSSIFTYVRPLSSYSLDNDKLISLLYNIITPMLNPLIYTLRNKDVKRAMKKVLVRKMFF, from the coding sequence ATGGAGAATCAAACCACACCaactgaattcatccttcttggaTTTCATAATATTCAGGGGTTACATTTCCTACTGTCTTGGGTTATCTCCATCATCTACATCTTCACCATCTTGGGGAACATgctcatcatcttcctctccttggTGGAACCATGTCTCCAAACCccaatgtacttcttcctgggaaaCCTCTCCCTCCTAGACATCTGCCTGACCACCACCACTGTCCCCCAGATGTTGGTGCACCTCGTCTCAGGCAGGAGCAGTATCTCCTATGCAAGGTGTGCAACACAACTCTTCTTCTTCCACTTTTTTGTGGGTGCTGAGTGCATGTTGCTGGCCACCATGGCATACGACCGCTACATGGCCATATGCAAACCCCTGCGCTTCACGCTGTTCATGAACAGGAAGttttgtgttctgctggtgtcagTCTCCTGGCTTAGTGGTGCACTCAATGCAGCCTTGCACACATTCCTCACTATCCACCTGCCCTTCTGTGAGGCCAACAGGATCAACTACTTCTACTGTGATATCCCACCACTGCTGGCTCTTTCCTGTGGAGACATTTCATTCAATATCACCATGATACTGGTCTCCAGCATCTTCTTGGGATGGAGCCCCACCATGTGCATTGGACTTTCATATGGGTACATTGTTTCAAGGATACTGAAGATACATTCCCCTGAGGGGAGGAGCAAGGCCTTCTCCACCTGTGTGTCACATCTCACTGCAGTCCTGCTCTACTATGGAAGTAGTATCTTCACCTATGTCAGACCCCTCTCTAGCTACTCACTGGATAATGACAAGTTAATCTCTCTGCTGTACAACATCATCACCCCCATGTTAAACCCATTGATCTATACTCTGAGGAACAAGGATGTGAAGAGAGCCATGAAAAAGGtcctagtgaggaaaatgttCTTCTAA
- the LOC115657577 gene encoding olfactory receptor 10A7-like, translated as MYFFLRNLSVLEICYTSVVIPKTLTNLLSEKQAISFLGCAVQMYFYLFFGSTECGLLTVMSYDRYIAICNPMRYSLIMSRKVTLSLAAMVWIVGKLVACEQTATIFMLPFHGPNKINHFFCDVLPVLRLVSTDTSLINAIISFLTRVFTIVPLILIITSYASIIRTILKMHSGEGRHKAFSACSSHLITVILFYCSAFITYLRPSSNVSVDTDRALALLYTIIIPTFNPIIYSLRNKEVKEALRKFLTRSNISLFL; from the coding sequence atgtatttcttcctcagaaACTTGTCAGTCTTGGAGATCTGCTACACTTCAGTGGTCATCCCTAAGACCTTGACCAACCTCCTGTCAGAAAAGCAGGCTATCTCCTTCCTGGGTTGTGCAGTCCAGATGTACTTCTACCTTTTCTTTGGCAGCACAGAGTGTGGCCTGCTGACTGTTATGTCCTATGACAGGTACATTGCCATATGCAACCCCATGCGTTACTCACTCATCATGAGCAGAAAGGTCACCCTAAGCTTGGCAGCTATGGTGTGGATCGTGGGCAAGTTGGTGGCATGTGAGCAAACGGCAACCATATTCATGTTACCCTTCCATGGGCCGAATAAAATCAACCACTTCTTCTGCGACGTCCTCCCAGTGCTTAGGCTGGTGAGCACGGACACATCGCTCATCAATGCCATTATTTCCTTTCTCACTAGGGTGTTCACAATAGTCCCCTTAATCTTAATCATCACCTCCTATGCAAGCATCATCCGCACCATTCTGAAGATGCACTCAGGAGAGGGGAGACACAAAGCTTTCTCTGCTTGCTCCTCACACCTAATCACAGTCATCTTATTCTACTGCAGTGCCTTTATCACCTACTTGAGGCCCAGTTCCAATGTCTCTGTGGACACCGATCGAGCCCTCGCCCTGTTGTACACCATCATTATTCCAACATTCAACCCAATCATATACAGTCTGAGGAACAAAGAAGTCAAGGAAGCTCTGAGGAAATTCTTGACCAGGAGTAACATTTCTTTGTTCTTATAA